A single window of Desulfuromonas sp. TF DNA harbors:
- the ispG gene encoding flavodoxin-dependent (E)-4-hydroxy-3-methylbut-2-enyl-diphosphate synthase — MPRTTRQINVGGVAVGGGAPISVQSMCNTDTRDVASTLEQIGRLEEAGCEIVRCAVPDIEAAEALRTIVSGCRLPVIADIHFDYRLALTSLESGVAGLRLNPGNIGERWKVEEVVRVCAERSVPIRIGVNGGSLEKELLVKYGHPTPEAMVESALGHIRILEDLGYREIKVSLKASDIRRTVEAYRLLARQVDYPLHIGITEAGTTWSGTIKSAIGLGVLLYEGLGDTLRVSLTGDPVDEVRVGWEILKSLELRERGPVFVSCPTCGRCQIDLIGVAEEVEARLKGLPKKITVAVMGCVVNGPGEAREADVGIAGGKGQGLLFRKGEVVRKVPQAELADALVEEAWKLAEEEGE, encoded by the coding sequence ATGCCACGCACCACCCGCCAGATCAACGTAGGAGGCGTCGCCGTAGGCGGCGGCGCGCCGATATCCGTGCAGTCGATGTGCAACACCGATACCCGGGACGTCGCCTCCACCCTGGAGCAGATCGGCCGCCTTGAAGAGGCCGGTTGCGAGATCGTGCGCTGCGCGGTTCCCGACATCGAGGCCGCTGAAGCCCTCCGGACGATTGTTTCCGGCTGTCGCCTGCCGGTGATCGCCGACATCCATTTCGACTACCGGCTTGCCCTCACATCTCTCGAATCGGGGGTGGCCGGTCTGCGCCTCAATCCCGGCAACATCGGCGAGCGCTGGAAGGTCGAAGAGGTGGTCAGGGTCTGCGCCGAAAGGAGCGTGCCGATCCGCATTGGAGTCAACGGCGGCTCGCTGGAGAAGGAGTTGCTCGTAAAATACGGCCACCCGACCCCCGAGGCGATGGTCGAGAGCGCATTGGGGCACATCCGCATCCTGGAGGATCTCGGTTATCGGGAGATCAAGGTCAGCCTCAAAGCCTCGGACATCCGCCGCACCGTCGAGGCCTACCGGCTGCTCGCCCGGCAGGTCGACTATCCTCTGCACATCGGCATCACCGAGGCGGGGACGACCTGGAGCGGAACCATCAAGAGCGCCATCGGCCTCGGGGTGCTCCTGTACGAGGGGCTCGGCGATACCTTGCGCGTGTCGCTGACCGGCGATCCGGTCGATGAAGTGCGGGTCGGCTGGGAGATCCTCAAGAGCCTGGAGCTGCGCGAGCGCGGCCCCGTCTTCGTTTCCTGTCCCACCTGCGGCCGCTGCCAGATCGACCTGATCGGTGTCGCCGAAGAGGTCGAAGCGCGCCTGAAAGGCCTGCCGAAGAAGATAACCGTCGCGGTGATGGGATGCGTGGTCAACGGCCCCGGCGAGGCCCGGGAGGCCGATGTCGGGATTGCCGGCGGCAAAGGGCAGGGACTGCTCTTCCGCAAGGGGGAGGTGGTGCGCAAGGTGCCGCAGGCCGAGCTGGCCGACGCCCTGGTGGAGGAGGCCTGGAAGCTGGCGGAAGAGGAGGGGGAATGA
- a CDS encoding SHOCT domain-containing protein, with translation MSGKTLRLALDRRLDEVRPVRKAVHRMGADVYKGHLKMKRIALLLLVTAVFASACTSTKWVRTTVAGQHGFNVALEHYQEKGSVVPQLYDHPYEMETFRLKRLMGDLNYVEKGESDKPGPVFQAAEIERLAPVLAETLAKVDADQRIRFTSFNQGKAWIFSYPRKTEGVLFVEPSGQLNIAFNLINSRLQTSETNAIDPIYSSADPLKIKESDTSLSSLPAYAALHKFEAGGQAPMWVVADLERLKESVGTAAPPVIETKEKAAPAPVPKAETKEPPIEKAAPVQVPAGIVEESIKTKLQFLKELLDEGLISEEDYNLKKNELLNKIK, from the coding sequence ATGAGTGGGAAAACGCTCCGGCTCGCCCTCGACAGACGCCTCGACGAGGTGCGGCCGGTGCGCAAGGCCGTCCACCGGATGGGCGCCGACGTTTACAAAGGACACCTCAAAATGAAACGAATCGCTTTGCTGTTGCTGGTAACCGCCGTCTTTGCCTCCGCATGTACGAGTACCAAGTGGGTTCGAACAACCGTCGCCGGGCAGCATGGCTTCAACGTCGCCCTGGAACATTATCAGGAAAAAGGTTCGGTCGTTCCTCAGCTTTACGATCATCCCTACGAGATGGAGACTTTCCGTCTCAAAAGGCTGATGGGAGATTTGAATTACGTCGAGAAAGGCGAATCGGACAAGCCGGGACCCGTGTTTCAGGCGGCTGAAATCGAGCGGCTGGCCCCCGTCCTGGCGGAGACGCTGGCAAAAGTCGACGCCGATCAGCGAATCCGGTTCACTTCCTTTAACCAGGGCAAGGCCTGGATATTTTCCTACCCCCGAAAAACGGAAGGCGTCCTTTTCGTCGAGCCCTCCGGACAACTGAACATCGCATTCAATCTCATCAATTCCAGGCTCCAGACGAGCGAGACCAACGCCATCGACCCGATCTATTCCAGCGCCGACCCCCTGAAGATAAAGGAATCGGACACCTCCCTGTCTTCACTTCCTGCCTATGCGGCGCTTCATAAGTTCGAAGCCGGCGGGCAAGCCCCCATGTGGGTCGTGGCGGATCTTGAAAGGCTGAAGGAATCGGTCGGCACTGCCGCCCCTCCCGTCATCGAGACCAAGGAAAAAGCCGCCCCGGCGCCTGTGCCGAAGGCTGAGACAAAAGAACCCCCGATTGAAAAAGCGGCTCCGGTTCAGGTACCGGCAGGTATCGTTGAAGAAAGCATCAAAACTAAACTGCAATTTTTGAAAGAACTGCTGGACGAAGGGCTTATCTCAGAAGAGGATTACAACCTCAAAAAGAATGAACTGTTGAATAAGATCAAATGA
- a CDS encoding ATP-binding protein — MSRKTLRLAIDSRLDEVRRVRKAVSRMADDAPFTTEEWQQVKTCFDEALNNAIIHAYDSEPGHEVEVEARLEQDRVVCIIADRGRPAPEEARRKPRLDVSAEEVEDLPEGGMGLYIMCEVMDRIGYESKGGRNVLTMIKFASQQNVASCKEKN; from the coding sequence ATGAGCCGGAAAACGCTCCGGCTCGCCATCGACAGCCGACTCGATGAGGTGCGGCGGGTGCGCAAGGCTGTCTCCCGGATGGCCGACGACGCTCCCTTCACCACCGAGGAGTGGCAACAGGTCAAGACCTGCTTCGACGAGGCGCTAAACAACGCCATCATCCATGCCTACGATAGTGAGCCGGGACACGAGGTGGAAGTGGAGGCACGGCTCGAGCAGGACCGCGTGGTCTGCATAATTGCCGACCGCGGCCGTCCGGCTCCGGAGGAGGCGCGTCGAAAGCCGCGGCTCGATGTTTCAGCGGAGGAGGTAGAAGATCTGCCCGAAGGGGGAATGGGCCTCTATATCATGTGTGAGGTCATGGACCGGATCGGATACGAATCGAAGGGTGGCCGCAACGTGTTGACAATGATCAAGTTCGCCAGTCAACAGAACGTCGCCTCTTGCAAGGAGAAAAACTAA
- a CDS encoding Bax inhibitor-1/YccA family protein has product MEPFETSYPRSAEQVIIAQNTLLRQVYAWMGLGLLLTAAMSVVTLSSPALLELVFGNRLVFYGLILGELGLVIAVSAAINRLSAATATALFLLYAALNGITFSVIFVVYTAESIASTFVVTAATFGAMSIYGYTTRRDLTNWGSFLFMGLIGIVIASVVNIFVESSAASWVISAIGVIVFTGLTAYDTWKIKAMAAAGAQGRKPAILGALTLYLDFINLFLMLLRLFGNRR; this is encoded by the coding sequence ATGGAACCGTTTGAAACGAGCTATCCTCGCAGTGCCGAACAGGTCATTATTGCCCAGAACACCCTCCTGCGGCAGGTCTACGCCTGGATGGGGCTGGGGCTGCTACTGACGGCGGCGATGTCCGTCGTCACGCTCTCCTCCCCGGCCCTGCTCGAACTGGTCTTCGGCAACCGCCTCGTCTTTTACGGTTTGATCCTCGGGGAACTCGGTCTGGTCATCGCCGTCTCGGCGGCAATCAACCGCCTGAGCGCCGCGACGGCGACCGCCCTCTTCCTGCTCTACGCAGCCCTGAACGGCATCACCTTCTCCGTCATCTTCGTCGTCTACACCGCCGAGTCGATCGCCTCGACCTTCGTCGTCACCGCCGCCACCTTCGGTGCCATGAGCATCTACGGCTACACCACCCGGCGCGACCTGACCAACTGGGGGAGCTTCCTCTTCATGGGGCTTATCGGCATCGTCATCGCCTCGGTGGTCAATATCTTCGTCGAGAGCAGCGCCGCCTCCTGGGTGATCTCGGCCATCGGCGTGATCGTCTTCACCGGCCTCACCGCCTACGACACCTGGAAGATCAAGGCGATGGCGGCCGCCGGGGCGCAGGGCCGCAAGCCGGCGATCCTCGGCGCGCTCACCCTCTATCTCGACTTCATCAACCTCTTTCTCATGCTGCTGCGCCTGTTCGGGAATCGGCGGTGA
- a CDS encoding AAA family ATPase, whose protein sequence is MQEDLNLSGFSRLVAAGTPLIFITTDNEGRTESLLTRAVLQGIKGMPGPLEWNCATGFAGQEGTVDPLSGVRWAIDREGPGIFIFKDMHWFWNENPYIQRALKDFAALRRPQGKSLVFLGTEPNIPPALREDFLLLDHGLPDRLEILAFLEANREKDPFLKKILAEDEALSHLTLAAQGLDLVDVDRALRRARLEKGAGLREVVTALYQNKKQILSKSGIMEFVENTIQPDQVGGMENLKEWMEKREKAFGAGALSAGYNLPKGVLIMGISGCGKSLFVKAIAGRWRLPLVRLDMATVYEGTFGSPESSLRKACKTAEALAPCVLWIDEIEAGISTQGFKAEGGPASRVLGYFLTWMQEKRQPVFVAATANAIEMLPAEILRKGRFDEVFYAALPGLGEREEIFRIHLKKKELDLSAFRIEMLAHSAKGFSGAEIEQTVDSAVFEALSLDRPMIQQDIMETISRTVPLSVTMADQIKKIEAWAFKRAVPASRRAEK, encoded by the coding sequence ATGCAAGAGGATTTGAACCTTTCCGGCTTCAGCCGCCTGGTGGCCGCGGGAACCCCGCTCATTTTCATTACCACAGACAACGAAGGGCGCACCGAATCCCTGCTAACCCGGGCCGTTCTGCAAGGAATCAAAGGGATGCCCGGTCCCCTGGAATGGAACTGCGCGACCGGTTTCGCCGGCCAGGAGGGGACCGTCGATCCCCTGAGCGGAGTTCGCTGGGCCATCGATCGGGAAGGTCCCGGCATCTTCATTTTCAAGGACATGCACTGGTTCTGGAACGAAAATCCCTATATCCAGCGCGCATTGAAGGATTTCGCCGCCCTTCGCCGGCCCCAGGGAAAGAGCCTCGTCTTTCTCGGCACCGAACCGAACATTCCCCCGGCCCTTCGGGAAGATTTCCTCCTTCTAGACCACGGTCTTCCCGACCGCCTGGAGATCCTCGCTTTTCTCGAGGCGAATCGGGAGAAAGACCCTTTCCTGAAAAAGATCCTGGCCGAGGACGAAGCCCTCTCCCACCTGACCCTCGCAGCCCAAGGGCTGGACCTGGTCGATGTCGACCGTGCCCTGAGGCGGGCTCGACTGGAAAAGGGAGCGGGCCTCAGGGAGGTGGTGACCGCTCTCTATCAGAACAAGAAGCAGATCCTGAGCAAAAGCGGCATCATGGAATTCGTGGAGAATACCATTCAGCCCGACCAGGTCGGGGGGATGGAAAACCTCAAGGAGTGGATGGAAAAGAGGGAGAAGGCTTTCGGCGCCGGAGCCCTATCCGCAGGGTACAATCTCCCCAAAGGGGTGCTGATCATGGGGATCAGCGGCTGCGGCAAAAGCCTGTTCGTCAAGGCCATCGCCGGGCGCTGGCGTCTGCCGCTGGTGCGCCTCGACATGGCGACGGTCTACGAGGGAACCTTCGGCTCTCCCGAGAGCAGCTTGCGCAAGGCCTGCAAGACCGCCGAGGCGCTCGCTCCCTGCGTGCTGTGGATCGACGAGATAGAGGCGGGTATTTCCACTCAGGGATTCAAGGCGGAGGGAGGTCCGGCCTCCCGGGTCCTCGGCTACTTCCTCACCTGGATGCAGGAGAAGCGGCAGCCCGTCTTCGTCGCCGCCACGGCAAACGCCATCGAGATGCTTCCCGCCGAGATCCTGCGCAAGGGGCGCTTCGACGAGGTCTTTTACGCCGCTCTCCCCGGCTTAGGCGAACGGGAGGAGATTTTCCGCATCCACCTGAAGAAGAAGGAGCTCGACCTGTCAGCTTTCAGGATCGAGATGCTGGCCCATTCGGCCAAGGGTTTTTCCGGCGCGGAGATCGAGCAGACCGTCGACAGCGCCGTCTTCGAGGCCCTTTCGCTGGATCGCCCCATGATCCAGCAGGACATCATGGAAACGATCAGCCGCACCGTGCCGCTGTCGGTGACCATGGCCGACCAGATCAAGAAGATCGAGGCCTGGGCGTTCAAGCGGGCGGTGCCGGCGAGCCGACGGGCGGAGAAGTAG